One genomic segment of Candidatus Binatia bacterium includes these proteins:
- a CDS encoding heterodisulfide reductase-related iron-sulfur binding cluster: FAGCFARFHDPEGEAAATVKVLEANGVEVVVPDQRCCGIALITMGAEAKIKADAERNVRTLLPLVDRGFTVVASAPSCGLALIEDYPRILGTEEARRLADHTIDVHQYLCALHDRGELNTSFQEVPLTVVYHNACHSVAQGMTEEPVRLLQLIPGLTVRPIEDSCCGIAGTYGMRAENYDRAKAIGDPLMRQMDRAGAEVLLTSCGTCNIQIANGLKRPVTHTMAILRRAYGV, from the coding sequence CTTCGCCGGCTGCTTCGCCCGCTTCCATGACCCCGAGGGAGAAGCCGCCGCCACGGTGAAGGTGCTCGAGGCGAACGGCGTCGAGGTCGTGGTGCCCGATCAGCGCTGCTGCGGCATCGCGCTCATCACGATGGGCGCCGAGGCCAAGATCAAGGCCGACGCCGAGCGGAACGTGCGGACGCTGCTGCCCTTGGTGGACCGCGGGTTCACCGTCGTCGCCAGCGCCCCCTCGTGCGGGCTCGCGCTGATCGAGGACTACCCGCGCATCCTGGGCACCGAAGAGGCGCGGCGGCTGGCCGACCACACGATCGACGTGCACCAGTATCTCTGCGCCCTGCACGACCGCGGCGAGCTGAACACGTCGTTCCAGGAGGTGCCGCTCACGGTCGTCTACCACAACGCCTGCCATTCCGTGGCGCAGGGGATGACCGAAGAGCCCGTGCGCCTCCTCCAGCTCATCCCCGGCCTCACCGTGCGGCCGATCGAGGACTCCTGCTGCGGCATCGCGGGAACCTACGGCATGCGCGCCGAGAACTACGATCGCGCGAAAGCGATCGGCGATCCGCTCATGCGCCAGATGGACCGCGCCGGCGCCGAGGTGCTTCTCACCTCGTGCGGCACCTGCAACATCCAGATCGCGAATGGACTGAAGCGCCCCGTGACCCATACGATGGCGATCCTGCGCCGCGCCTACGGCGTGTAG
- a CDS encoding DUF2231 domain-containing protein: MFGLELHPAVVHYPIALGTIGSLVLLAYAILRRDWLRWFGPILLTIALAGAGAAYFSGESASDRAEHAGVPDKEIDQHESLAIWSIGALALSTLLAWATIAGRRGVWVAAPLAVAAAGLILWTAHYGGRLVFIYGAGHVKNSAVQALPTPSEAEEHKTE, from the coding sequence GTGTTCGGACTGGAGCTGCACCCGGCCGTGGTCCACTATCCGATCGCGCTCGGCACGATCGGCTCGCTGGTCCTCCTCGCCTACGCCATCCTCCGCCGCGACTGGCTCCGGTGGTTCGGCCCCATCCTGCTCACGATCGCCCTCGCGGGAGCCGGAGCTGCCTATTTCAGCGGGGAATCGGCGTCCGACCGGGCGGAGCACGCGGGGGTGCCCGACAAAGAGATCGATCAGCACGAATCCCTGGCCATCTGGTCGATCGGCGCGCTGGCGCTTTCGACGCTGCTCGCGTGGGCGACGATCGCCGGTCGCCGCGGCGTCTGGGTCGCGGCGCCCCTGGCCGTCGCGGCGGCGGGACTGATCCTCTGGACGGCGCACTACGGGGGAAGGCTCGTCTTCATCTACGGGGCGGGGCACGTCAAGAACAGCGCCGTGCAAGCGCTCCCGACGCCGAGCGAGGCGGAGGAGCACAAGACCGAGTAA
- a CDS encoding Ig-like domain-containing protein, with the protein MRRPRIPAVLLYSTLLLPIVAARAFADQPPVVTAPATAGAPENSLVNFVVTASDPDGDAIADLLASGPAITAGGTFTRTASFTAGTFSWIPNFTQSGVYGVTFTATNALSGSAGTQITITNVDRPPIVMAPATASVQENALLTIVVTAGDPDGDPITSLTAVGTAITAGGTFSSNAAHTSGTFNWTTSFSNAGTYSVTFTASNALSGSATTNITVGGPDRAPVVLAPASVTGNEGQLIQFTVSATDPDGDAILSFTASGTAFTAGGATFVHNAALSAGTFSWTPSVGQASVYGATFIASNALTGSATTSVSVTSGVDQPPMVVAPATEAVPSNVLLTFSVSASDPDGDAIASLTAAPLPSGATFTANAANTSGTFSWTPTNAQLGTYNVTFTASNALSGSATTSITAGVGDRPPIMSAPATATFGENVPGAFTVSASDPDGEPINSLTASGTAITAGASFAANAAHTSGTLSWTPSFGQLGSYSAIFTAANALTGSATTAITVAQVFAPPVVTAPATVSGSEGTPITFTVTAIDPDDAITSFTASPLPPGATFSTNATHTSGTFAWTPTFSQAGTYNVTFLASNSLSGSATTAITVQDACQPPVADAGGPYTGAVNAPISLDGSGTTGSASSYQWDFGDGTTGTGITVTHIYVAMGTYTVTLTVTGSCGTSSDVTTVTLGPFCAFAFTSGGNKNLRLDSGKPNWCAQVQPVPGCYANSDVVLSSIVLRYNGGEIHANTGKSAVSGDVNKDGIEEITACFTKTDLRQLFAGLPAGENQITVSIGMDLVSGGQVSAGLTIRVFSSGAVLAARVTPNPFNPSAILTFHTTRDGFARVALYDASGRRVRTLLDEPMVTAGIHEVRLDGRGSSGTALPSGIYLYRVETAEGTASGRVVLLK; encoded by the coding sequence GTGCGCCGGCCCCGCATTCCCGCCGTACTTCTGTACTCGACCCTCCTTCTGCCCATCGTCGCGGCCCGAGCCTTCGCGGACCAGCCGCCGGTCGTCACGGCGCCGGCGACGGCGGGCGCACCCGAGAACAGTCTCGTGAACTTCGTGGTGACGGCATCGGATCCGGATGGGGATGCCATCGCAGACCTCCTGGCGAGCGGCCCCGCGATCACGGCGGGCGGCACGTTCACGAGGACCGCCTCCTTCACCGCGGGTACGTTCAGCTGGATACCGAACTTCACCCAGAGCGGCGTTTACGGCGTCACTTTCACCGCGACGAATGCACTGAGCGGTTCGGCCGGCACGCAGATCACGATCACCAATGTCGATCGGCCGCCGATCGTCATGGCTCCGGCCACCGCGAGCGTTCAGGAGAACGCGCTCCTCACCATCGTCGTCACTGCCGGGGACCCCGACGGCGATCCGATCACGTCGTTGACGGCCGTGGGGACCGCGATCACGGCCGGGGGCACGTTCAGCTCGAACGCTGCGCACACTTCCGGCACGTTCAACTGGACGACGAGCTTCTCGAACGCCGGAACGTACAGCGTGACGTTCACGGCCTCGAACGCGCTCTCCGGCTCGGCCACCACGAACATCACCGTGGGAGGACCCGACCGGGCTCCCGTCGTGCTGGCGCCCGCGTCCGTCACGGGGAATGAGGGTCAGTTGATCCAGTTCACCGTCAGCGCCACCGATCCGGATGGGGATGCGATCCTATCGTTCACGGCATCGGGAACGGCGTTCACGGCGGGAGGGGCGACGTTCGTCCACAATGCGGCTCTGAGCGCGGGCACGTTCAGCTGGACCCCCTCCGTCGGGCAGGCTTCCGTGTACGGCGCCACGTTCATCGCCTCGAACGCCCTCACCGGATCGGCGACGACGAGCGTCAGCGTCACGTCGGGAGTCGATCAGCCGCCGATGGTCGTGGCGCCGGCGACCGAGGCCGTGCCTTCGAACGTGCTCCTCACGTTCAGCGTCAGCGCCAGCGATCCCGATGGCGACGCGATCGCCTCGCTGACCGCGGCACCGCTCCCGAGCGGCGCCACGTTCACGGCCAATGCCGCGAACACCTCGGGCACCTTCAGCTGGACCCCGACCAATGCGCAGCTCGGCACGTACAACGTCACCTTCACGGCCTCGAACGCCCTGTCCGGCTCGGCTACGACGTCGATCACCGCAGGAGTCGGCGACCGACCTCCGATCATGTCCGCACCGGCTACGGCGACCTTCGGTGAGAACGTGCCCGGAGCGTTCACCGTGAGCGCTTCCGACCCGGACGGCGAGCCCATCAACTCGCTGACCGCATCGGGGACGGCGATCACGGCGGGCGCGTCCTTCGCAGCGAACGCGGCGCACACCAGCGGCACGCTCAGCTGGACCCCAAGCTTCGGCCAATTGGGCAGCTATTCGGCCATCTTCACGGCGGCGAACGCGCTCACGGGCTCGGCCACGACGGCGATTACGGTAGCCCAGGTCTTCGCGCCGCCGGTGGTCACGGCGCCGGCCACCGTGAGCGGGTCCGAGGGGACCCCGATCACCTTCACGGTGACGGCCATTGATCCCGATGACGCGATCACCTCATTCACGGCGTCACCGCTTCCCCCCGGTGCGACCTTCTCCACGAACGCGACGCACACGTCGGGAACGTTCGCGTGGACGCCCACGTTCAGCCAGGCGGGAACGTATAACGTGACGTTCCTCGCCTCGAACTCCCTCTCCGGTTCCGCCACCACGGCGATCACCGTCCAGGACGCCTGCCAGCCTCCGGTGGCCGACGCCGGCGGACCCTACACCGGCGCGGTGAACGCGCCCATCTCCCTGGACGGAAGCGGCACGACCGGTTCGGCGTCCAGCTATCAGTGGGACTTCGGTGACGGAACGACCGGGACGGGGATCACCGTGACGCACATCTACGTGGCCATGGGCACCTACACGGTCACGCTCACCGTCACGGGCTCGTGCGGAACGAGCAGCGACGTGACGACGGTCACGCTCGGGCCGTTCTGCGCGTTCGCCTTCACGTCGGGGGGGAACAAGAACCTCCGGCTCGATTCGGGCAAGCCGAACTGGTGCGCGCAGGTCCAACCGGTGCCGGGCTGCTACGCGAATTCGGATGTCGTGCTCTCGTCGATCGTGCTGCGCTACAACGGCGGCGAGATCCACGCCAACACCGGCAAATCCGCTGTCAGCGGCGACGTGAACAAGGACGGCATCGAGGAGATCACGGCCTGCTTCACGAAAACCGACCTGCGGCAGCTCTTCGCCGGGCTGCCGGCGGGAGAGAACCAGATCACGGTGTCCATCGGCATGGATCTCGTGTCCGGGGGCCAGGTCTCGGCGGGCCTCACGATCCGTGTCTTCTCGAGCGGTGCGGTTCTCGCTGCGCGGGTGACGCCGAACCCGTTCAATCCGTCTGCGATCCTCACCTTCCACACGACCCGGGACGGCTTCGCGCGCGTGGCGCTCTACGACGCCTCGGGCCGCCGTGTACGCACCCTGCTGGACGAGCCGATGGTGACCGCGGGGATTCATGAAGTGCGGCTGGACGGCCGTGGCAGCTCGGGAACCGCACTCCCCTCGGGGATCTATCTCTACCGCGTGGAGACGGCGGAAGGAACGGCTTCGGGGAGGGTCGTGCTGTTGAAGTGA
- a CDS encoding carboxypeptidase-like regulatory domain-containing protein: protein MDRLPKFQTVAGALVAALIAVGGLNATRACAAPNKPDPAARAESDSSAASHAPTSVVIRGFVHDANGGPVRGATIRLTSETDTVQVQSDGTGRFHARITATAGVRVLVQAYGYRDLVRSYRASSAVIQAALALPPPYPLGWVTVTMADDPTRLECPRACSV, encoded by the coding sequence ATGGACCGACTTCCGAAGTTTCAGACTGTGGCGGGCGCCCTGGTGGCGGCGCTGATCGCCGTGGGAGGCCTGAACGCCACCCGGGCCTGCGCGGCGCCGAACAAGCCCGACCCCGCCGCTCGTGCCGAGTCCGACTCGAGCGCCGCTTCCCATGCTCCGACCAGCGTCGTGATCCGCGGCTTCGTCCATGACGCGAATGGAGGTCCCGTGCGCGGGGCGACCATCCGTCTCACGTCGGAAACCGACACGGTGCAGGTCCAGTCGGACGGAACGGGGCGTTTCCACGCGCGCATCACGGCGACGGCCGGGGTGCGGGTGCTGGTGCAGGCCTATGGATACCGCGACCTCGTGCGCTCCTACCGCGCCTCGAGCGCCGTGATCCAGGCCGCGCTCGCGCTGCCACCTCCCTATCCGCTCGGCTGGGTGACCGTGACGATGGCGGACGACCCGACGCGCTTGGAATGTCCCCGGGCGTGCTCCGTCTGA
- the efp gene encoding elongation factor P: MIPATQIKVGMVILHDGKPCRVTNVLHVTPGNWRGMVQTKMQNLVTGSNVEHRFRSEDKVVRADLDHHPLQYLYRSGDDFTFMNTENYEMTNVPADYLGESLQYLVEGMMVEMSYYEGKPVAVDLPMFVELEIVETDPVMKGATVSSSPKPAKMNTGLVTKVPQHMGVGDRVRIDTRDGSFVERV, encoded by the coding sequence GTGATTCCAGCCACCCAGATCAAGGTGGGCATGGTCATCCTGCACGACGGGAAGCCGTGCCGCGTCACCAACGTCCTGCACGTCACGCCGGGGAACTGGCGCGGCATGGTGCAGACCAAGATGCAGAATCTCGTGACCGGCTCCAACGTGGAGCATCGGTTCCGATCGGAAGACAAGGTCGTGCGCGCCGACCTGGATCACCATCCCCTGCAGTACCTCTACCGCTCCGGCGACGACTTCACGTTCATGAACACCGAGAACTACGAGATGACCAACGTCCCCGCCGACTATCTCGGCGAATCGCTCCAGTACCTGGTCGAGGGGATGATGGTCGAGATGTCCTACTACGAGGGGAAGCCGGTCGCGGTGGACCTCCCGATGTTCGTGGAGCTGGAGATCGTCGAGACCGATCCCGTGATGAAGGGCGCCACGGTTTCCTCCTCGCCCAAGCCCGCCAAGATGAACACCGGCCTCGTCACCAAGGTGCCGCAGCACATGGGCGTCGGCGACCGGGTCCGCATCGACACGCGCGACGGGAGCTTCGTCGAGCGGGTCTGA
- a CDS encoding FAD-dependent oxidoreductase — protein MPRQRKALTDVLIVGAGPAGLSAALWLRDFGLSCLLLERERQPGGQLHQIHAPIPNYLIAYGWDGARFAGVALDDARVASLEILVGEPVRRIVVERAARRGGAPVLRVDRGRERLRARALILATGLRRRVLGVPGEEELAGRGVSHSANRDRMRWAERPVAVVGGGTAAVEDAILCAEVGCDVLLLHHSARFRARNDFLERARAHPKIRIVTNAQVRAIVGKERVQAVRFRERGARRDEEARVDAVYVRIGWEPETDVARGIVRLDGAGFVRVKPGGQTSATGIYAAGDVCSPRSPSIAGAVGQGAAVAWEIARAMGRLPAGR, from the coding sequence ATGCCCCGGCAGCGGAAGGCCCTGACCGACGTCCTGATCGTGGGCGCGGGGCCCGCCGGGCTCTCGGCCGCGCTCTGGCTCCGCGATTTCGGACTCTCCTGCCTGCTGCTCGAGCGGGAGCGGCAGCCGGGCGGCCAGCTCCACCAGATCCACGCCCCCATTCCCAACTACCTCATCGCCTACGGCTGGGACGGCGCCCGCTTCGCCGGCGTGGCGCTGGACGACGCGCGCGTGGCGTCGCTGGAGATCCTGGTGGGCGAGCCGGTGCGGCGCATCGTGGTGGAGCGCGCGGCGCGGCGCGGCGGAGCGCCCGTGCTGCGGGTGGACCGCGGCCGCGAGCGCCTGCGGGCACGCGCCCTGATCCTCGCGACCGGACTGCGGCGCCGCGTCCTCGGCGTGCCGGGCGAGGAGGAGCTCGCGGGGCGCGGCGTGAGTCACTCCGCAAACCGCGACCGCATGCGCTGGGCCGAGCGGCCCGTCGCGGTGGTCGGCGGCGGCACGGCGGCGGTCGAGGACGCGATCCTCTGCGCGGAGGTCGGATGTGACGTCCTGCTGCTTCACCACTCGGCGCGCTTTCGGGCGCGCAACGACTTCCTGGAGCGCGCGCGGGCGCACCCGAAGATCCGCATCGTCACGAACGCCCAGGTGCGCGCGATCGTCGGGAAGGAGCGCGTCCAGGCGGTGCGGTTCCGAGAGCGAGGCGCGCGGCGCGACGAAGAGGCGCGCGTGGACGCGGTCTACGTGCGGATCGGCTGGGAGCCCGAGACCGACGTGGCCCGCGGAATCGTCAGGCTGGACGGCGCCGGCTTTGTGCGCGTCAAGCCGGGCGGACAGACGAGCGCCACCGGCATCTACGCCGCCGGAGACGTCTGCTCCCCCCGGAGCCCGTCCATCGCGGGCGCGGTCGGACAGGGCGCCGCCGTCGCGTGGGAAATCGCCCGAGCCATGGGAAGGCTCCCCGCCGGTCGATAG
- a CDS encoding glycosyltransferase: MPSVSIVILTRNRPEHLPHAIRSAGAQTHAELELVLVRDGGSPLDPESRAAIEDLEFPALLVERDGPPEGVARSRNEGIGSARGDAVAILDDDDLWDPPHVAHLAALLDRDPQVDVAYSDARIRLEDGGGERVIAREFDLAVFSQDDYVPPSTMLIRRSAFERFGVFDPDFTCSEDWDWLLRVVKRGGTVARSPGVTATVLIHAAAHSALQLARLEERKRCLELLSRRHGLPPLTPKTYWEVAETVCPGSGRP; this comes from the coding sequence GTGCCCTCCGTCTCGATCGTCATTCTCACCCGGAACCGACCCGAGCACCTTCCGCACGCGATCCGTTCCGCGGGAGCGCAGACGCACGCCGAGCTGGAGCTGGTGCTGGTGCGCGACGGCGGCTCTCCGCTCGATCCCGAGTCGCGCGCGGCGATCGAGGATCTCGAGTTCCCGGCGCTGCTCGTCGAGCGGGACGGCCCCCCCGAGGGGGTGGCGCGCTCGCGCAACGAGGGGATCGGGAGCGCCCGCGGCGACGCGGTCGCCATCCTGGACGACGACGATCTCTGGGATCCGCCGCACGTGGCCCACCTGGCCGCGCTGCTCGACCGCGATCCCCAGGTGGACGTGGCCTACTCCGACGCGCGCATCCGCCTCGAGGACGGAGGCGGCGAGCGGGTGATCGCGCGCGAGTTCGACCTCGCCGTCTTCTCCCAGGACGACTACGTCCCGCCCAGCACGATGCTCATCCGGCGCTCGGCCTTCGAGCGCTTCGGGGTGTTCGACCCCGACTTCACCTGCTCCGAGGACTGGGACTGGCTCCTGCGCGTCGTGAAGCGGGGCGGCACGGTCGCGCGATCGCCCGGCGTCACGGCGACGGTGCTGATCCACGCCGCGGCGCACAGCGCCCTCCAGCTGGCCCGCCTCGAAGAGCGGAAGCGATGCCTGGAACTTCTGAGCCGGCGGCACGGCCTCCCGCCGCTCACGCCGAAGACCTACTGGGAAGTGGCCGAGACGGTATGCCCCGGCAGCGGAAGGCCCTGA
- a CDS encoding GTP cyclohydrolase I, translating to MTKPKPHAPDVAALEQYLASIGVDADKDPEYGLTAALLSELLVERTAGLRAPEPSIAPLPYHGRADEIVGMDAIHFYGLCPHHLVPYVGKAFVRIVPAERVAGAGALARAVRELALTPRLQETLTQALADTIERDLGPRGVWVRIVARHFCMELKGSGPTARLITEARRGAPLPGRG from the coding sequence GTGACCAAGCCCAAGCCGCACGCTCCCGACGTGGCCGCGCTCGAGCAATATCTCGCCTCCATCGGCGTGGATGCCGACAAGGATCCCGAGTATGGCCTGACCGCGGCGCTCCTTTCCGAGCTGCTCGTCGAGCGCACGGCCGGCCTGCGCGCGCCCGAGCCCTCGATCGCTCCGCTCCCCTATCACGGCCGAGCCGACGAGATCGTCGGCATGGACGCCATCCATTTCTACGGACTCTGCCCGCACCACCTGGTCCCCTACGTGGGGAAAGCGTTCGTCCGCATCGTGCCCGCCGAGCGGGTGGCGGGCGCCGGCGCCCTGGCGCGCGCCGTGCGCGAGCTGGCGCTCACGCCTCGACTTCAAGAAACGCTCACGCAGGCCCTGGCCGACACGATCGAGCGCGACCTGGGTCCGCGCGGCGTCTGGGTGCGCATCGTCGCGCGCCACTTCTGCATGGAGCTCAAGGGGTCGGGTCCCACGGCCCGGCTGATCACCGAAGCGCGCCGCGGCGCGCCGCTTCCCGGCCGCGGCTGA
- a CDS encoding HDIG domain-containing protein — translation METAPRTPTSGRPSSQVPARSEVLSLLHEHTETPGLRKHALAVEAAMRAYARKLGGDEELWGATGLIHDFDYEKHPTPAEHPFVGVRILEERGWPREMIEAILGHASYSGTPRTTPMAKTLFAVDELCGLITATALVQPNKTLAEVSVDSVLKKMKSKGFARGVNREEVEQGAAELGVPFPEHVATVLAALQGASGSLGL, via the coding sequence GTGGAAACGGCACCCCGAACACCGACGTCCGGCCGGCCCTCCTCGCAGGTTCCCGCGCGCAGCGAGGTGCTGAGCCTGCTCCACGAGCACACCGAGACGCCCGGGCTCCGGAAGCACGCCCTGGCGGTCGAGGCGGCGATGCGCGCCTACGCGCGAAAGCTCGGGGGCGACGAGGAGCTGTGGGGCGCGACCGGACTGATCCACGACTTCGACTACGAGAAGCACCCCACCCCCGCCGAACACCCGTTCGTGGGCGTCCGGATCCTCGAGGAGCGGGGGTGGCCGCGCGAGATGATCGAGGCGATCCTGGGGCACGCCTCCTACAGCGGGACGCCGCGCACGACGCCGATGGCCAAGACCCTCTTCGCCGTCGACGAGCTGTGCGGCCTGATCACCGCGACCGCGCTGGTCCAGCCGAACAAGACCCTCGCCGAGGTGTCGGTCGATTCCGTGCTGAAGAAGATGAAGTCGAAGGGTTTCGCGCGCGGGGTGAACCGCGAGGAGGTCGAACAGGGCGCCGCCGAGCTGGGCGTCCCCTTCCCCGAGCATGTCGCGACGGTGCTCGCGGCGCTCCAGGGGGCATCCGGGAGCCTGGGGCTGTGA
- a CDS encoding DUF4386 domain-containing protein, giving the protein MMERIVDASPRRLARAAGALYLLTLLTGFIAQFLISARLVTPDASTTAANLAAHRQAFEWGFTVYLIEMACQIAMTALFYNLLEPVSRSLSLLTAALGLVGCTIKTLGRIFYLAPMLVLTPGSASGAFPREQLQALAQLSLQANDLAAGTALAFFGFAALVKGYLIIRSTFLPRVLGMLSIVAGVAWLTFLSPALGNRAFPIIMPLGLLAAGAHILWLLVVGVNEPRWREQASAAGVRLS; this is encoded by the coding sequence ATGATGGAGCGAATCGTCGACGCGTCGCCGCGGCGTCTTGCCCGAGCCGCGGGCGCTCTCTACCTGCTCACGCTGTTGACCGGATTCATCGCCCAATTCCTCATCAGCGCCCGGCTCGTCACGCCCGACGCGTCCACGACGGCCGCCAACCTGGCGGCGCACCGGCAGGCGTTCGAGTGGGGATTCACTGTCTACCTCATCGAGATGGCCTGTCAGATCGCGATGACCGCGCTGTTCTACAACCTGCTCGAGCCGGTGAGTCGGAGCCTCTCGCTGCTCACGGCCGCGCTGGGCCTGGTCGGCTGCACGATCAAGACGCTGGGACGAATCTTCTACCTCGCGCCGATGCTCGTCCTGACGCCGGGCTCCGCTTCCGGCGCGTTCCCGCGGGAACAGCTCCAGGCGCTGGCTCAGCTCTCGCTGCAGGCGAACGATCTGGCCGCGGGAACGGCTCTGGCTTTTTTCGGCTTCGCCGCCCTGGTGAAGGGGTACCTCATCATCCGGTCCACGTTCCTCCCTCGGGTACTGGGAATGCTGTCGATCGTCGCGGGGGTAGCCTGGCTGACGTTTCTCTCGCCAGCGCTCGGGAATCGGGCGTTCCCGATCATCATGCCGTTGGGGCTTCTGGCCGCGGGAGCGCACATCCTGTGGCTCCTCGTGGTCGGCGTGAACGAGCCAAGATGGCGGGAGCAGGCCAGCGCGGCGGGCGTACGGCTTTCTTGA